The Dioscorea cayenensis subsp. rotundata cultivar TDr96_F1 chromosome 8, TDr96_F1_v2_PseudoChromosome.rev07_lg8_w22 25.fasta, whole genome shotgun sequence genome segment AATGAACTAACGACTAACAgtgattttaaaaatcaatttggcAAAATCAAGAAGGCCAGAAGACACTGTACATTAGCAAATAAATCTGCAACAATACAAAAATGTTCAAATGAAAATCCACAAAACATAGAACATCCAAAAAGCTCTCTCAATTGCATCAAAAGTTTCAAGCATGAAAACATATCAGCATTTGAGTACTGAAAGATGAAAACAATCTGTATGAAAATATTTAGAATCTTCCTACACCTTAACTTATACCACAAATTGCATCACTTCAgcccaacaaaacaaaaataaaacactagaagaaatcaaattcaagatagTTATCACCACCCTTTTGCATTGCATTTTGCTTAGCTTTCCCGCTTGTCGACGAGGTCGGCACCGGGGACTTATCAAGCTCAACATGTTTAGGAATCTCCGGCGGAGTTGCGCACCGGATCAAGGCCCAGTTCACTCCTTCAAAGAATGCATGCTGCTTTATTTCGGTTGCGCCGCGCTTGTATGCAAGCCTCTGCTGTGGTTCTTTGATAAGTAATCCTCTTATTAAGTCCCTCGCCGCAAAGCTCACAATGGGAGACTCAGGGAATCGCAATGGCTGACCGACAACATTGAACAATGTAGCTCTGTTACCTGATCCCTTAAATGGAGTCTTGCCGAACAAAAGCTCATACAAGAAGATACCGAAGGTCCACCAATCGACAGCGCTGCCGTGGCCTTCTCCTTTGATGATCTCAGGGGCTAAATATTCATGAGTGCCAACAAATGACATCGAACGGGCATCCGTTGGCTCTGCAATGAGCTCCGGCAATGGACTAACCTGGTTTACTACCTCCGGCTTTTGTTTCCGGTCTTTCTTCGACTTAGAGGAGAAGAACCGAGGCGAGAAACATGTGGTAGGAGCCACACATGATGGTTGAATGCAAGAAGGTTGAATGCAAGATGGCTGAACACAATATGCAGGGTTCTTCCTGAGAGAATCGGCTTCCGAGTTAGAGGACTTGATGAGAGTTGGGCTTACATCGCAGCGAAGAGAGAGGTCGAAGTCTGAGAGCATAATGTGGCCATCATCTCTCACAAGTACATTCTCCGGCTTGAGGTCTCGGTAGATGATGCCGAGCATATGCAGATACTCTAATGCTAGTAGAACCTCTGCCACATAAAACCTGCATTTAAAAAGGATAGGAAAACTATATTAATCATATACAAATATGAACATTTCATAGAAATATCAGCATTTGATCATCATTAGCTGCAACCAATAAAAATTTCAGTAAATCTAGTAGAGAAGTCATACTTTACAGCTTGTTCTGAGAAATACTTCCCAGGTTGCCTCTGCCGGAGTGAGTGGAGATCTCCGCCGGGGCAAAATTCCATGACCAAACACGAGAATTTATCGGTCTCAAAGTGAGTGTATAATGTTGGCAGAAATGGGTGGTCCAAAGACTGCAAAATTTCCCTTTCAGTCTGTGCTCTGAGTAGCTTCTTTCGACCTGCTAAAGATCCCTTGTCCATAACCTTCATTGCAAAATAAGCCTTTGTTCCACTCAATTCCGACAGATAAACACTACCGATATCACCACAGCCCAACCTTCTGAGCAACCTGAAATGGTTTAATCCCAAGACTCCATCTTTGGTTCGAATTGTTTGAATAGCTTCCCATCTAGAATCATTCGCCTTGTGAGGCCGGTTTATACTGCTACTCAAGCTGCTACAAGTGCTCTCATCACTGACATCGCTGCTTGTGCTAGCCCGGCATAAGCTACTCTTTCCACTCTCGACGAGGTCGGCTCTATCAGTGGTTTTTCTCAAACTGCTAGTTCCATCGCTTGCTTTAGCCAATGCCGAGCTATCTTTGACGGTGTCTTGCTCCAAGAGTTTCTTTCCTTGGTCTGTATGTTCCTCAAAGCTCAGAGTTCCGTCGGATGATGAATGCAGAGAATTAGTAGTATTAGGTTCTGATGAACTTGAATCAGGAGCTTGCAAATGTAAAGGCTTGCCATCAGTTGCCGATAAAACTTGGTTATCAGGTTGCCTGAGCTGTTGTTCAGATAAAGACTTCGAGGCTGTCTTCGAAGCCATTGAAATGGACTATCAACACCTCTCTATCAGATTTAAACCAACAATGACAGCACCAAATGCATCCCCATCACCTGAAGAAATActgaaaattcaaatcaaaccaTAAGAACACACAAACTGAATATCTAGCACAAAGGTGATGCTGAAATGCAATTCAGTGCAAgggcaatgatgatgatgagaaagaTAAATACAAGGGCAATGACATACTGAAAATGAATCAGTAAAGCACAGGGTGTGTAGTCaaacaataaatcaataatgaatGGTGAATATCTTTATGCCAGAGGGCTGTCAAAGAAGCATAAACCAGTTGATAAGATCAGATATTGAGAGATGAAGACAATATTCCACTTGCAAGATAGAACAGGAAGCAATACAAGCACAATAGATTGAAAGATGCAAACCAGGAAAAAGTACTTTACAAAGAGCTCTTCCTTTCCAGGAAACCCCAAAACacataaacaagaagaagaacaacaaacaTGTGAAAACCATGAATCTAACCTGAGGATCATACTGGCATCATAAAAAATGCAAACTTTCCCAAATAAAACATCACAAAACGCagaaaaagaacagaaaaagGTCTCCTTTTTACAGCTCAAAATTCATTCAGACCATGAGCAAAGGATGCATCTTACATGAAATTCCAAACCAGATCTTAAGAAAACACAACAGCAAGACTCACCACAGATCCAACCAGCTCATAAAACCAAACATCCAGATGCAAAAAGAGCCAGgatttacaaaaagaaaaaggcaacCAGCACTTATCATGCCAATTAGAACCAAGCAATAAAGTGAGTGAAGAACACAACTCAAAAACATACCTTGAGCCCAAAGACCAAACCTTTAGGCCTCCCTCTGATGGCAAAACAGCTCTGCAAACTCAATATCCACAGACaatgaaaaagagagagaaaaagagagagaactCCAAACTCCAAAGTGCAAGGCTTGAGAGTGTTaatacttaaaaattatatacGGATATGAGGGTGCATTTTAGTAATGCATGTAAAGAAGAGGTGGGTGGTCAAAGCCATGGCTAAGCTTTCCCCATTCCAATTATTTCACTATTATCTTTTTGTCCCCTCCACTCCAATAACTCTGAAACACACCAAACAACTTGGTAAtctcttctttttaattctaactttttttttttttttacttgaatcaATGCTCTTTCAAATTTATGTCACATTTCCCCACATATtctctatatatttattatttacaagCAACCCCTACTTAGCAATTGCCATCCTCCTCCATGCTTGCAGTTTCTTTCTTCACTCATCCCTGTActaatatactatttttttatatttttcatagcTAGTAGTATTTCAGTAAAAACTCAGAGAGTTGCTTAACCCAATGCTATAATAAGATGCCATTGCATTCATAGCTTTTGTTGGAGAAGATGCTCTTCTACATGAATATTACTGTCCATGAGGGAATCAATGGCCTTGTCGGAGTTTGCTGCCACACACCCGACACCCATTTTGagcctctctttctctctgtgaatatatatatgttgcagtgtaaaattataaatgagatGGTACTTGGTCTGTTTAACATGTGACATGAAAGTATCTTTACAGTTAGTAGTACTGAACTGAAGGAGTTTTGGTCCTTTGGATTGTTTTTATAgagttttgataatatataattagCAGTACAAATGTGGTATTATTAGGATTATATTTACAAACAAATTAATGGGAGAGAAATAGAATGGTTGTTTATATAataccattttattttattattattattattatatatatatatatatatataatcactttCATGTTATATGCCAAAACTGTGAAATGTCTCACAGAAGACATGATGTGAAAGAGAAGCAGATGATGAGAAAGAAAGGTTTATTGTTTTGGTTGACTGAAGTAATGGAATATTCTCAGAGCTTTTAttctattcattttttttttattgccttgttttgtattttaatttttattacttttattatgaGTGTGATAACTTTTTAGCTCAATCTTGTCATCTTCTGTTTATCCTCGAGCaatgaaataatattatttttttaataaaataaataaatcataaatactTTAAAACCGAAATTAGAggtagaaaaaaaatattaaaataaaaatgcaaaaaacaaaaaagattgaatatgagaaatcaaacaaaacatatatcagAGTTTacctacataaaaaaaaaatccgaaagcagaaaaaaataaactcttAGAAATAGAGAAAGTCTCCTCTTAGGACGTCAGCAAATCAAGATGTacttcctaaaataaaaaaaaaattatcaaattaaaataaataaacaaatacataaagCTTCCTCgtgttaaacaaaatattttgaatattttctatCTCAATGTattgttgttgattttatttcatgAGATATTTATGCTtacattgattttatttcatgaGATATTTATGCAATAGATAACGAAAAAAACTATAtacaattttcaaaattcagaaattatttatatataaaaagagagagagaaaaagttAGACAGAAAGAGAGGGGGGGGTCCAAACTGACATAAGCCTTTAACTAATGATAGTGGCCATTCATCAATGTTGTCTGTGAATGCAGAGCCATTAATTTCCAATGTTTGGATAATGCTTGGAATGTTGTGAAAATGATGATAACTGAGAAACCTCATCAAAAGTATATTCTTAGCATATCCTTAATCAAACCAGATAATTAACTTCAcaccttcattttttttttttctcaatcaaTCATAAAGTTTATTATGTCTGCATTTCTGATTAAACTTTTGGATAAGCTCATATTGATTTGATTCATTTCTATGCCAAAGTTGAGTACAGATGGAACTCTGAAAATTTAAGTCACATTCCAAAGCACTAAATCATaagtaacaataataataataatgaaagcaAACATATGCATTATTTATGTCTGCATTTCTGATGAAACTTTTGCATGAATTcttattgatttgattcaatTTGATGCTGAAGTGGTGTACAGATGGAACTCTGGGAACTTTGAGGTCACCTTCAAAAGCACCAATCATCAGTAATAATCCAAGAAACATTTCTGAAacatttgtatgaattttcattTGATAGGATTCTATTCCTGTGAATTGGACCACCATGTAAATCCTAAATCATGAGTCACCTTTGTTCAGAAAAACAGAGAGACCAACATATTTTGTTATCAATTTATGTACTGAGTTTTGGGTTTCATATGACTTTCCTTAGAAAGTCATATAATTAGTCCAGCGCACCATCAATCTCACTTTCTCATACATGACCACTCAACAACTAttgtccctttttttttaaatatatatatatatatatatatatatattctcatttctttctagttattttttctagttatttttttttttaatgtgtaacCTGTTGATTTTGTAATGACATACATGTCTTTTTGTTAAAGGATTCAAGAGGATTAAGTTGTGTTTGAAGAGAGAATAAAAGCTACTTATCTTATTTCTTAGTCTAATTGTTTTAATCTTGGTTTTGTTTTAGAATAAACAAATGCTCTATGTTGGCATTTTTTgaccaaaacttttttttattaaacagtaaaaaaaaatcgtGTTTAAAACAGTTTTATTACAtctgtctttaattttttattcaaaaaaaggaaacaaaactcagagaaatagtttattttaaaagaaaataacatagtCCTATActcatattgttttatttttatgagagCAAGATGagcgttaaaaaaaaaaaaataataataataaaataaagaatagagAAACTggctttttttatattgttatttcaaaaatacattAATTTTAGTGAGAATATATCCATGTCATAGAAGGACTAAAATGTCATTACAAATTTTATGATGGGCATATATgtcaagaaataaagaaaactgtcacttttttttttatcaaatgtaGAAGCTCCTGTTATTTTGGCTTTATGACGTGGTTAGACAAGGATTGGGTCAAAAAAATTAGGTTTAAAACCATGATTAGGAGACAATTCTGGTccactaaaaacaaaacatgatcTTTCTAAGCACATGCATCCCCTTCAAAGGGCatctcttttaaaaataaataaataaataaaatttaatatttcttctgaaaaattgaaaaatcaagTGGCCGAAACGGTTAGAGATGACCAAAAGACCTCTATTATTTAGGGTTCAAAACATGTTGGATGTAATAGTACCAAAAAGATTCATAGGAGCGAATTTGTAATCTAATCTTATGTAAATATGTGTATCCCTAATTAGTGActtatctattatatatatatataattcgcACAAGTCGAATATTTGgtgatatatatgcataaagaATGGAATTTTATTGTTGAAGAGCTTGCTAAGAAGGGTCTATCCAGAAAGAAACCATTAGCTTTGAACAAGATAAGAAGTATATGGGTTATTGATTTTTATGCCTCCCTAAATTGCTATGTAGCTCTATTAAATATATCTCTATGTTTTTGTCCTTCAAAAATTTCtagctttttatatataaatcccttacaataatataagaaagaagtttttgttgtcttttataagataaaatatGACAAGCGTATTTTAAGAACATACGCAGATTTAAAACAAGCTCAATAAACATATATGCCTTcattttttatgagttttagAAATGTTATCTCAAATCTTctccaaaataaatatcttatGTAAAAGACTAGGTACTAACAAGTCAAaagattattgattttttatcgTCTTCTTCATatgacttatttttattatgtatttttctaaagaaaattattttatcagaTTCATCTCATCTCATTTCAGATTAAGTTCATCATTTTATCTTATAAGAACTATTTCTCCtgtatacacacacattatATGCATTATGCACCACCTgtgtatttttgtaaaatttaaaaaacaaaatctacTCATTTTGTTTATGATTGATTGTTTTCATTGTGATCTCGCAAAATTAAGTTTAACCCGGCTATCTGCAGTCATTCATAACAATAAAATGATTGTGTTGAGTTTATTTagcctttttttaaataaaaaacagtaGCCATCTTAAATAATTAgaacaataatttattattattgtaatattaaaataatataacataagaGTGCAAAGAAAAGACGCAAAAGTTCAAATCCCtcttttatagtatttttttttattgtttatgcaCTATAAATTTGGACCCATAAACTATATTCATTAGTactatttattgaattttgatgTGAATCCggtataaaaaaaacaatagtttCATCATTCTAAAATTACGTAATAGGGGTTTTTTATAAGGTTCATAAACCATCATAACTACTACACTtctatacatatttttttaacaatccCTTAAAACAGAGGTGCTTGTtctctatttataaaaaaaataattaaataattaaatattaattataatctagtatatatatatatatatataattaaaattaaaacaaaaatggaaGTGATAATGATAAAAGGTGGTTGTGGGTTGCATAATGGAAAAAGCTCTGATAGATTGGTTGCGGAGTCACAACTAggcaaacttttttttttttttatcccaaaAGAATAAATGGCTACCATGGTTGGTCCAGACCTAACCATTCCCCTCTATGATACTTACATATTATccattgtttaaattaatttatctaaatttaaattataaataaaatacaaataatatttcagTTTATCAGCATGAGatctaatttattataatgaaaattataaattgttaggtgttatttatatgcttaaaaataataataatttgtcaCCATCATTTGAATAAGCATGTTGGGCTTTGATGTATAAGGCTCAAGAAGCACACGTTGCATTAAATGGCTTTCCGCCAAGATTTATTATCAAAccaattttttcccctttttatttatttatttatttatttatttatttatttattaaagagaTTCCTGGACATACACACAGGTGACAGACCAAACCGACAGCAACCTGAAaggaaattaattaatgtataaaTGTTAATAAATTCGATctcagggttttttttttaatttttaatttttttggttttcaaataTCTAACTGACAATATCTTTATTTGTGGCTCAGttttgtataaattaaaaatattattatatacatgtaGTGTTTGCTGTATAGAATAATTCATGAgttcttataaatatatatatatataatactcgGAATTTACAGTGGTAtatatgcaaaacaaaaaacacaagaagttaattatttttaacattctCATCTTAAACACAGTCATCACAAATTTCACAAATTTCATGAAATCACTGAAAAGCCATAAGATCATTTCACAGTGCATCAAAAACAAAGACTATCTTTGCAGAAATTCATAAATGTTCAAGTATTTGCAGCAAGAAAACAtgcaaattaaaataacataataaagaaacaaataatgcaaACCTTCATATGGCTGCATTTTCATCCTACATTCCATTTTGCAGCAAGAATTTGTTTTCGAGATTGCTGTAAAGCTGCGAAGAATACGATTTCTTCGAACATAAAgaaatttctgcagaaatatGTATCATTCAAATGCATTGCTCACTGATTACAGGCTAAAAAAGACacaaatcataaattttatcCACAAGAAGAAAGTAATTCTGTGTAAACAATGAAAGAATGTTTTCGCATCGCAAACAATGCTAATACAAAGACATTTCTAGATAAATAGTTGAAACAATATCCACTTTTTGTGTTCAAGGAAGTGCAGCAGTGTTGGTAAGTGTTGCATGTATGCAGCATTTAAGTCAGATACAAAGGGACTTTCCTCACCTCCAAATCATGTGTGAGACTACACTAAGAACAACTTCACCAATGCCCCGGCAGCCCATTCTCGTCAACAAAGGATGTAAGTCATCGTAAAATAATTTGGAGAAAGCAATGTTGATTATAATCTTTAGCTGTTCATAGGACAACTAGGAAATGCATTGCGAGACAATTGTTTCTCCAGCATGCTTGTGTTTTGGAACATCAATAATGGGAGGGCCTCTGAATACTGCTTTAGCTGCTCACAGAGAAGGTTTGATCACATAAAAGTAAAAACTACTCAAAACAGGTTACATAACTCTGGGTTACGTAATTatgtgttgtttttctttttcctactTTATAACAAGGCAAGAGaagtgaaaacaaaagaaacagacAACTGGGATGTGTTTACCTGCTCTTCTTCCATTTTTGTATAGCCAAGTTTGTCTAAGAACAATGGAAGTTCATCTTCAGCTGCAGGAAGCATCACAGTTTCCACACCCAAAGAACGCAAAAGCTCCTCTATCAAAAGCAGAAGAGTTTTGCAATATCcctgtgaaatcatgtgagtgAGTTTGATTgtaatttctaataaaatatacTAACTGTTAGTAAGAATTTAAAGAACTCAATTGTAATGATATAATTTCTTTGAAGGAAAGATTCTCTAAACATCATCGTCCCAAAACACAGTTCAAATTTTGTTCAATTCCaataatcaattattattcCTGATCTCAAGCCAAATTAGCAGATTAAATGATTACATAGACATATGAATACTTTACCTTCCCTCGGCTTTTATGATGAGTGGCAATCAAAGGAACTTCAGCAGCGTCCTTACCAAATACTCTGAAAACTGCAGCAGATACAGCTACTGACctgcatttataaaaaaaaaaaaactgcattTAGCTTATCTACTGGAGTAATGGCCATGTCTAGTATCTGTGATTGCATTTCGGATTTATACACTTAGTATTGTCACATAGGGGTGTCATACAAAATTCATATCCATTATACTCAGCAAAGTCAAACAACATGCAGACAAATATCTAAAACCTATgtctaaatattaatatatagacAGTAATGGTACTCAATCCATTGTGAACCCGGATCACTAGCTGATAACCTCTTGAAGAAAAAAACTGGTTTTCTggcatttggaaaaaaaaacaaaaacaaaacttcaaATGTATAGTAGAGTGGAAAGCAGGGGATCATACTTCACCATTAGAACTGCACAATGCATCCCCTCAAAATCTTGATCAACAATCTCTCGACTGCAAAATAGTTTCAGTAAACCCCACAAAGTCTAACAAGTCTTCTGCAAATAGAATGCCAAGTAAGAAGCAGCTGAAAAGATACCTGTAAACCATAGCTGGTATGATATCATTGCCTCTTTCAACTATAGGACCAAATTCATCCTGGAAAGTaagaaaaaattagaataaacCAGAAATCAAACTCCTAATTATGCAAcctagaaataaaaagaattttctTGTTAAAACGGAGCAGGTTTGAAATGCTGCattaagaggaaaaaaaaggaaatatatttttgaactacaaaaaaacatataaactaTATAAGCAATTCTATTATGCTCTAGTCTTTTCCTGTCTTGcagttctttttttatttttatttttatttttattcttattcttacgTAATAAAGTTCTCAATGCTAGATCATTCTCCACAGAGAAATTTCttccaaaacatcacaaaatTAGACAAATCTCCTTTTCCTGCTAATAGATATAGTTTTAAAACAAGATCCTGAGCCAGGTTACAAGAAACTAGCCGGAGATCCATATCAGAAGATAAGTTTGGCCAATCAGAACTTTGAAAAGACAAAATAGAGGCTTCAGATAAGAACTCACTTCAAAGATAGAAATAGCCTTGACAAATAGTTTTTCTGAAACAGGAATGTGCTGCCCATTTAGAAGTTGCCACTGTACTTCATCTCTGGTTTCATTAGCTAACCCAATATCTCTGGTTTTACTTTTCATCATAGTTATTAGTGACCAGGGAACAGCCAACGGTCCTTTAAGCACAAATCTTTCCAAGGCGACATGGATTCTATCACATTCTGCAGAGCAAAACCACTTGCTCAAAGGGATGTCCTGCATGAAGACAACATTTTCAAACTTATGCACTTCATGTGAATCACACTTGTTAAAAATGTGTCTTGACTGTTACCTTTAAATCACAAAATCGTTGTTTTTTCAAACAACCAACATGGTACTCCTTCACACACTGAGGCAAATTATGTATAAGCCAATgttcaacaaaaacataaaaatttaaatggatGTGTCAGGAAAAAAGCATACTTGGTAACAGAACAGAACTGTTTCTGCACTGAAATTATCTTGACAGGAAGAGAATCCCCTGCATTTTCCACCCCACAGGAGACCAATTTAATAAGAGGTGAGAGAACAAAATGGATTcagcataacaaaacataagaatgcCTCAGGAAATAGATAACAAAAACCATACTTGCAAAAGGCACAACCACCAAGGAAATTTGTTGGTGCTTTAAGGATGCGTTTTGAATGAACAGAAAGAGGTTGAGTAGCACATGAGGCTGTAACTGTAGATGTTGTTTCAGAAAAGCTTTCTGTGCAGTATGGACAACGCCATTCGCCCTCAGGAAGGCATTGTATGTCCAAACAAACTGCAAATCAACCGTCAAATGATGAGCcagaaaaaagggaaaatattttataacctATAAAATAAGAGTAGTTCAGGAGATGAAAAGCTTCTCCCAGAGCTTACACACTTCTTGTTATATTTACAATATGCATAATTCATTGTTCAAGTtccatttttcttaaaaattttaaaccacGTAAGAAAGTT includes the following:
- the LOC120267078 gene encoding serine/threonine-protein kinase D6PKL2-like, whose amino-acid sequence is MASKTASKSLSEQQLRQPDNQVLSATDGKPLHLQAPDSSSSEPNTTNSLHSSSDGTLSFEEHTDQGKKLLEQDTVKDSSALAKASDGTSSLRKTTDRADLVESGKSSLCRASTSSDVSDESTCSSLSSSINRPHKANDSRWEAIQTIRTKDGVLGLNHFRLLRRLGCGDIGSVYLSELSGTKAYFAMKVMDKGSLAGRKKLLRAQTEREILQSLDHPFLPTLYTHFETDKFSCLVMEFCPGGDLHSLRQRQPGKYFSEQAVKFYVAEVLLALEYLHMLGIIYRDLKPENVLVRDDGHIMLSDFDLSLRCDVSPTLIKSSNSEADSLRKNPAYCVQPSCIQPSCIQPSCVAPTTCFSPRFFSSKSKKDRKQKPEVVNQVSPLPELIAEPTDARSMSFVGTHEYLAPEIIKGEGHGSAVDWWTFGIFLYELLFGKTPFKGSGNRATLFNVVGQPLRFPESPIVSFAARDLIRGLLIKEPQQRLAYKRGATEIKQHAFFEGVNWALIRCATPPEIPKHVELDKSPVPTSSTSGKAKQNAMQKGGDNYLEFDFF